One window of Eublepharis macularius isolate TG4126 chromosome 17, MPM_Emac_v1.0, whole genome shotgun sequence genomic DNA carries:
- the GAS2L2 gene encoding GAS2-like protein 2, whose translation MSGIQEASMRSIRPYKSSEQYLYAMKEDLAEWLKELYELEIDVGSFLEILETGTVLCHHANNITQVAREFSQEYPSLAHKLQLPTCGVTCNESAQPGTFQARDNVSNFIQWCRKEMDIKEVLMFETEDLVLRKNEKHFVLCLLEVARRASRFGMSAPILIQMEEEIEEEIREDMNLPPEETPLPRPQRQPCNFKNLDQMVQHLVSRCTCPVQFSMIKVSEGKYRVGNSNTLIFVRILRNHVMVRVGGGWDTLEHYLDKHDPCRCTSLSHKQALKTTSLQRAQAAQVQHEITARLMPRTDNPSKTQPTLIVSRSQSPLPPVEWSTYTARSLSTGRKAQSASPPDNSSSIQRTPGFQMSRDHSEPRRVPSARVRERSATPQRLLAPEKKPASKQFAQSGKETLHDRFACQQNGNTNSYASKTLPEPPRGRETKRIQTVALQKAERLPPSVTAPLRDQLCQLPGSVHQEVKCGSPQVRPFSPSKHSQPPTPQASKTQAESSVGLEEEVTGSKRWKKAPLTKRPSSPVKQAHQLPKEDSSTKTSFYRPPTPSKSYHYPRFRNGDNTMPKDLLQSEPSTKEVASTEMGWGKLVSLETSAGKFPDSSRVRICSSNSGQKVNHTRALLREEEAPNSPCQDSKGSRRYPREKDQVYTPLPIDLAEEQALYQSLEEEILSNIKELEADSDGNHHPRENKLKDFATDSGLRKDTLAVGCNGPILSSHTLSNLPNAKKALSYGKDVPRSGVYVPDHNARWPPMGFHYDSVIQELSRTLGRDHLEVERNSPQLSSSLVNGDQAENIVHEEKFVAVESEGNEPSFNTHEGHVEVNRNGNASEPEVMSDKATNSLVSLLEISNLPQNRPRRSLKKPERVPSIYKLKLRPKIRPRKDNRPEKRPSKIPKPVAYRHAQRASSAKTQAKTLSNKYPTQNGLVHVRQNSTGNGGSLEEFTLSQHCPSSSQGRDSGRKTATTKGKMGLTEDEESWV comes from the exons ATGTCGGGGATCCAGGAAGCCAGCATGCGGAGCATCCGCCCGTACAAGTCAAGCGAGCAATACTTGTATGCTATGAAGGAGGACCTGGCTGAGTGGCTGAAAGAACTGTATGAATTGGAAATTGATGTGGGTTCCTTCTTGGAGATTCTGGAGACTGGCACCGTGCTCTGCCACCATGCCAACAACATCACCCAGGTGGCTAGAGAGTTCAGTCAGGAGTACCCAAGCTTGGCCCACAAACTCCAGCTGCCCACATGTGGAGTAACCTGTAATGAGTCGGCTCAGCCGGGGACATTCCAAGCCCGGGATAATGTCTCCAACTTCATTCAGTGGTGCCGAAAGGAAATGGATATTAAAG AAGTCCTGATGTTTGAGACGGAGGATCTGGTATTGCGCAAGAACGAGAAACATTTTGTCCTGTGCCTCTTGGAAGTGGCCCGCCGGGCCTCCCGCTTTGGCATGAGCGCCCCCATCCTAATCCAAATGGAGGAGGAGATTGAGGAGGAAATTCGTGAGGATATGAATCTGCCACCTGAGGAAACGCCTCTCCCCAGGCCCCAAAGGCAGCCCTGCAACTTCAAGAACCTTGACCAGATG GTCCAGCACCTGGTTAGTCGCTGCACGTGTCCGGTCCAGTTCTCCATGATCAAAGTGTCCGAGGGGAAGTACCGCGTGGGCAACTCCAACACTCTCATTTTCGTCAGG ATCCTGCGGAATCATGTGATGGTGCGAGTGGGTGGTGGCTGGGACACCCTGGAGCATTACCTGGATAAACATGACCCCTGCCGGTGCACCTCGCTGT CTCACAAGCAGGCCTTGAAGACAACCAGCCTTCAGAGAGCTCAAGCTGCACAGGTTCAGCATGAAATCACTGCCCGCCTCATGCCCAGGACAGACAACCCCAGCAAGACTCAACCGACTTTAATTGTTAGCAGATCCCAAAGCCCGCTGCCCCCAGTGGAGTGGAGTACTTACACAGCCCGGAGTCTTAGCACTGGCCGGAAGGCTCAGTCAGCTTCACCCCCAGACAACAGCAGCAGTATCCAGAGGACTCCAGGATTCCAGATGTCCCGGGATCACTCAGAACCCAGGAGGGTTCCTTCCGCCAG GGTGAGAGAACGTTCAGCCACTCCTCAGAGGCTGCTGGCCCCTGAAAAGAAACCTGCATCCAAACAGTTTGCGCAGAGCGGAAAAGAGACGTTACACGATCGATTCGCCTGCCAGCAGAACGGAAACACAAACTCATATGCTTCAAAAACTCTTCCAGAGCCACCACGAGGAAGAGAAACCAAGAGGATCCAAACGGTGGCTCTTCAGAAAGCTGAAAGGTTGCCACCGTCTGTTACAGCTCCACTGAGGGACCAATTGTGTCAGCTTCCAGGAAGTGTCCATCAGGAAGTGAAGTGTGGCTCCCCGCAGGTCCGTCCTTTCAGCCCGTCCAAGCACTCTCAGCCCCCCACTCCACAGGCTTCCAAAACCCAAGCAGAAAGCTCAGTGGGGCTGGAAGAAGAAGTGACAGGGTCAAAAAGGTGGAAGAAGGCTCCCCTAACAAAGCGACCATCCTCGCCAGTAAAACAAGCCCACCAGCTTCCCAAAGAGGACAGCAGCACTAAGACCTCATTCTACAGGCCCCCAACTCCTAGTAAGAGCTACCATTATCCTCGCTTTAGAAACGGGGATAATACCATGCCCAAAGATCTCTTACAAAGTGAACCATCCACAAAAGAGGTAGCCAGTACTGAAATGGGATGGGGCAAGCTGGTCAGCCTAGAGACTTCTGCTGGCAAATTTCCTGATAGCTCAAGGGTCAGAATCTGTAGTTCAAATTCTGGACAAAAAGTAAATCATACTCGAGCACTGTTGAGGGAGGAGGAAGCCCCAAACAGTCCTTGTCAAGACAGCAAAGGGAGTCGCAGATATCCCAGGGAGAAGGACCAAGTCTATACACCTTTGCCCATTGACTTAGCTGAAGAACAAGCCCTCTACCAGAGTCTAGAGGAGGAAATTTTGTCCAATATTAAGGAGCTGGAGGCAGATTCTGATGGCAATCACCATCCCAGAGAGAACAAGCTGAAAGATTTTGCAACAGATTCTGGTCTAAGGAAAGATACCCTTGCCGTTGGTTGTAATGGCCCAATTTTGTCTTCACACACCCTATCTAATTTGCCAAATGCCAAGAAGGCCTTGAGTTATGGCAAAGATGTGCCTCGGAGTGGAGTCTATGTGCCAGACCACAATGCAAGATGGCCCCCAATGGGATTTCATTATGATAGTGTCATCCAAGAGCTCTCCAGGACGCTGGGCAGGGACCATTTGGAGGTTGAGAGAAACTCACCTCAGTTAAGTTCATCACTGGTGAATGGAGACCAGGCCGAAAACATAGTTCATGAGGAGAAGTTTGTAGCTGTTGAATCAGAAGGCAATGAACCATCATTCAATACTCATGAAGGACATGTGGAAGTCAACAGAAATGGCAATGCCTCTGAGCCTGAGGTGATGTCTGACAAAGCCACTAATTCTCTAGTGAGTTTGCTAGAGATCTCAAACCTGCCTCAGAATAGGCCAAGAAGGTCTCTGAAGAAACCAGAACGAGTGCCGTCTATTTACAAGCTTAAGTTACGTCCCAAGATCCGACCACGCAAGGACAACAGGCCTGAGAAGAGGCCTTCAAAGATCCCCAAACCTGTGGCATACAGGCATGCCCAAAGAGCATCCAGTGCCAAAACCCAGGCCAAGACCCTCAGCAACAAATACCCTACCCAGAATGGTCTCGTCCATGTGAGGCAAAACAGTACCGGGAATGGAGGTTCTCTAGAAGAGTTCACTCTTTCCCAGCACTGCCCATCCTCTTCACAAGGCAGGGATTCTGGGAGGAAAACGGCCACAACAAAGGGAAAAATGGGGCTAACAGAGGATGAGGAGTCCTGGGTCTGA